In Octopus bimaculoides isolate UCB-OBI-ISO-001 chromosome 5, ASM119413v2, whole genome shotgun sequence, a genomic segment contains:
- the LOC106867856 gene encoding BTB/POZ domain-containing protein 17 isoform X2, whose translation MASPPRFAYLDLENSQNQNNTKAKSNNEIPAGASSFMEVLTPTTFSLALESNAGIDCFGNERHALANQAKFFNNQLLSDITLVVVKKKYFCHKLILVKSSDVFERMFSSDWDKSQRKEIELQEDSMCATVFPRFLKFLYSCHVRLNIGNTLSMLILSDKYNVEDLRNVCINFACTCIIPRLQLKDVFHIWFQYATKCYHKNLVQACVQALSEKMDDIMMSVEWEQEWLTIERDQLIEFLKSSELTIKDEYELWEAVLKWLLSTEHPTRAENLRSNVKAVIEHIRFPMMTPDQLCQVENCKVVLEMPDIFQPYLMQAYKYHALPLTSRAMIKEFTSASFLLRNYTDLRWDKRVVIQRYTECQKCAEVSFRFATRASTFPAQTWEWELKLHPKGFSSTCDDFRAVLYSNLILDQPRPVEYLLSLVDREKILHSVSGKKNFSKTRYTTDTEMDKKISLSDLSQPNCPLLIDDNLVLQIVLRPVG comes from the exons ATGGCTTCTCCACCACGTTTTGCATATCTTGATTTGGAGAATAGCCAAAATCAAAACAATACCAAGGCTAAATCCAACAATGAAATACCTGCTGGTGCCAGCAGCTTTATGGAGGTTCTTACCCCAACTACATTTTCTTTGGCTCTGGAAAGCAATGCTGGAATTGACTGCTTTGGGAATGAGCGCCATGCCTTGGCCAACCAAGCCAAATTTTTTAATAACCAGCTTTTAAGTGATATCACATTGGTAgttgtgaagaaaaaatatttctgtcaCAAATTGATTCTTGTGAAATCAAGTGATGTGTTTGAACGTATGTTTAGTTCTGATTGGGATAAATCCCAACGGAAG GAGATTGAGCTACAAGAGGACAGTATGTGTGCCACTGTGTTTCCACGCTTTCTTAAATTTCTCTACAGCTGTCACGTGCGTTTGAACATTGGCAATACACTTTCCATGCTAATCCTTTCTGATAAATATAATGTAGAAGACCTTCGTAATGTTTGCATAAACTTTGCCTGCACTTGCATTATTCCACGACTACAATTGAAAGATGTTTTCCACATATGGTTCCAGTATGCGACAAAGTGCTATCACAAAAACTTAGTGCAAGCTTGTGTACAAGCACTGTCTGAGAAAATGGATGATATCATGATGTCAGTTGAGTGGGAACAAGAATGGCTTACTATTGAAAGAGATCAGCTTATTGAATTCTTGAAGAGTTCTGAGCTGACCATTAAGGATGAATATGAACTCTGGGAGGCTGTACTAAAATGGTTGCTTTCTACTGAGCATCCTACAAGAGCTGAAAACCTACGCAGTAATGTAAAAGCAGTAATTGAACACATTCGTTTCCCAATGATGACTCCTGATCAACTATGTCAAGTGGAGAACTGTAAAGTTGTTCTGGAGATGCCTGATATATTTCAGCCATACTTGATGCAAGCCTACAAATACCATGCCCTCCCTCTAACCAGTAGAGCCATGATAAAAGAATTCACTTCTGCTAGCTTTTTGCTACGTAATTACACTGATCTTCGTTGGGACAAGCGCGTTGTTATTCAACGCTACACAGAATGCCAGAAATGTGCTGAAGTTAGTTTCCGATTTGCTACACGTGCTTCCACATTTCCTGCTCAGACATGGGAGTGGGAGCTGAAGCTTCATCCAAAAGGCTTTTCTTCAACTTGTGATGACTTTAGGGCTGTTTTGTACTCCAATCTCATTCTTGATCAGCCAAGACCAGTGGAATATTTGCTGTCATTAGTTGATCGAGAAAAGATTCTGCACTCAGTAAGTGGTAAGAAAAACTTTTCCAAAACTAGGTATACCACTGACACTGAAATGGACAAAAAGATCTCTCTCAGTGACCTATCCCAGCCCAACTGTCCTCTCTTGATTGATGATAATCTTGTTCTACAGATTGTTCTTAGGCCAGTTGGATAA